In a single window of the Acetivibrio cellulolyticus CD2 genome:
- a CDS encoding tyrosine-type recombinase/integrase produces the protein NNDKIKIQLQYASPTKVTETEVKQFLQSILESKNLRNYALMVFLAYTGLRISEALNIKMDDFDLDGKECIIRTGKGDKQRSVMLNSKVITAVKEYLKVRSNISTANGSNYLFVSRKNKKLDRTTVNRIFKKYSNSITPHQLRHFFCTNALEKGMLAHEVANQAGHSNIHTTLLYTNPDKKKLIDKMERL, from the coding sequence AATAATGATAAAATAAAAATTCAGTTACAATATGCATCACCTACGAAAGTTACAGAAACAGAAGTAAAACAGTTTTTACAATCAATCCTTGAGAGTAAAAACCTTCGTAATTACGCCTTGATGGTATTTCTTGCTTATACAGGTCTGCGAATATCAGAAGCATTAAATATAAAAATGGATGATTTCGATTTAGATGGTAAGGAATGCATTATCCGGACTGGAAAAGGAGACAAACAACGCTCAGTAATGCTCAATAGTAAAGTTATTACAGCGGTCAAAGAATATTTAAAAGTCAGAAGTAATATTTCTACGGCTAATGGTTCTAATTATTTATTTGTAAGTAGAAAAAACAAAAAGCTTGATAGAACTACCGTAAATAGAATCTTTAAAAAATATAGTAATAGTATTACACCTCACCAACTAAGACACTTTTTTTGTACTAATGCACTTGAAAAAGGTATGTTGGCTCATGAGGTTGCAAATCAGGCAGGACATTCAAATATTCATACCACTCTTCTATACACAAATCCAGATAAAAAGAAACTAATAGATAAAATGGAACGACTATGA
- a CDS encoding LytTR family DNA-binding domain-containing protein, with amino-acid sequence MYFAPGDTDAPTTPTKKGKYKVRDGLDALEGRLAPKSFFRCHRSYLVNLNYISKIMPWIGQNSHVSVIDGFPYEIPISRNKIKDMKDTLGI; translated from the coding sequence ATTTACTTTGCCCCTGGTGACACGGATGCTCCCACTACCCCAACAAAGAAGGGTAAATACAAGGTTAGAGATGGACTGGATGCTTTAGAAGGCAGATTAGCGCCAAAATCCTTCTTCAGATGCCACAGAAGTTACCTGGTTAACTTAAATTACATAAGCAAAATAATGCCTTGGATAGGACAGAACAGTCACGTTTCTGTAATTGATGGTTTCCCTTATGAAATACCTATTAGTCGTAATAAGATCAAAGATATGAAAGATACTTTAGGAATATAG